Part of the Neisseria brasiliensis genome is shown below.
TTGGGCGTATCAAAACCAAGTGCAAACCATCAACGTGAATACCCCATTGGGCAATACGGTCGGCCAATTGTGCCAAGATAAGCAGGGCGTATTGGCGGTGGACAATAAAGGGCAGGTTTATCACGCCCAAACCGCAGAACAATTAAGCCAGCAGTTATTGGGCTTTGAATTGCCGGTGCAATATCTGCATATTTGGGCAAATGGTAAACGCGTGGCCGATGCGCCGTATCAATTGCTTTCAGACGGCCGTTTACAGCAATTCGACTGGACCATCAGCCGAACGCTCAATCAGGCAGGCCAAGCACGTGTATTGTTATTGGAAAGCGCGAAATTGAGCGTGCGGCTGGTGTTTGATGAAATGGATACCCAGCCGGAACCGACTGCGCAACAACAATGCGCCACCCGTGGCTAAGGAGGCCGTATGAACATTCCGCAGCATGCGCAAGCTTTTTTAGCGCCGGCTAAGTTAAACTTGGATTTGCGCATTACCGGCCGCAGAGCAGACGGTTATCACGAATTGGAAAGCATTTTTTGCCTGATTGACTTGTATGACACTGTTTATCTGGCTTTGCGCGACGATGGCCAGATTGTGCTGCACACGCCTGTCGAAGGAGTGACGCAGGAGCAGGATTTAGCCTATCGTGCAGCTGCTGCATTAAAAACGCATACCCAATCTGCCGGTGGGGTGGATATTTGGTTGGACAAAAAGATTCCAATGGGTGGCGGATTAGGTGGAGGCAGCTCCGATGCGGCAATGGTTTTGATGGCGTTAAACCGATTATGGCAATGCGGCTTGAGCGAGCAAGAATTGATTGATTTGGGCGTTACGCTGGGGGCAGATGTGCCGTTTTTTATCTTTGGGCGCAGCGCATTTGCGCGTGGTGTCGGAGAGAAATTAATCGAAATAGATGTGCCAAAACAATGGTATGTTATTGTGAAGCCTGATGTGCATGTGGCAACCGGAAAAATTTTTTCCCATCCACACTTGACACGCGATTCCAAACCAAGCATAATGCCTGCTTTCCAAGCATTACAGCCATTTCGCAATGATATGCAGGCGGTGGTGTTTCAGGAGTATCCTGAAGTTTGGGAAGCTTATCTTGAGATGTCGAAGCATGGTGACGCATTAATGACCGGTTCCGGTGCGTGTATTTTTATTCCATGTCAGCTTCAAGAAGAAGCAGAAAATATATACCAACAAGTTTCTAAAATATATGAAGCATATTGTGTTGAAGGTTTAGCTGTTCATCCTTTGTTTCATGTATAAGTGAACCAGTTGGGGAGTCGTCAAGCGGTTAAGACACTGGATTTTGATTCCAGCATGCGAAGGTTCGAATCCTTCCTCCCCAGCCATCCACACTTTGTTGGGGAGTCGTCAAGCGGTTAAGACACTGGATTTTGATTCCAGCATGCGAAGGTTCGAATCCTTCCTCCCCAGCCAACACCCTTTATTGGGGAGTCGTCAAGCGGTTAAGACACTGGATTTTGATTCCAGCATGCGAAGGTTCGAATCCTTCCTCCCCAGCCAAATAAAAGCGTGTAAGTTTTCTTACACGCTTTTTTATCAGGCTGCGCCGTAAAACTTCGCCGTTCACGGCGGAGATATAAGGCGCGGACTGCGTAGCAGTCCTAAAACCGTTGATATTCAGTTAATCAGGCGTTTTCTGCTGTTCAATATACTGCCGAATAATCGTAATCGGCGCACCACCACAGCTACCTGCAAAATAAGACGGCGACCACAACGCACCGCCCCATAATTTTTGTTTGATGCTTGGATAATTTTTCTGTCTAATCATGCGGCTAGATACACCTTTCAAGCTGTTCACCAGTTTTGAAATAGACACTTTGGGCGGATAGTTCACAAGTAAATGAACATGGTCATCTTCGCCGTCAAATTCCACCAGTTGCGCTTCAAAATCGGTGCAGACGCTCTCAAAAATACCGCGCATATCGTCCAAAATTTCTTTTGTGAACACTTTTCGGCGATATTTTGCGACAAATACCAAATGTACATGAAGATTAAAAACAACGTGCCGACCACGTCTTAAATCAGTTTCTTTTTCCATAGACCAAGTGTAAAATTGCTAAAAATTCCATTATCCATGAAATCATGTTAATACTCAAAACATTCAAATTTGAACTGATGCCAAACGGCGAGCAAATCCGCAAAATGAAACAATTTTGCGGTTGTTCGCGTTTCGTATTCAATCGTGCTTTGGCGTATCAAAACGAACAATATCAACAAGATAATTCGTTCAAATTTAGCTACACCAAAATCGCAAATTTGCTGCCTGAATGGAAACGAGAATTAGACTGGCTAAAAGACTGCCACAGCCAAGTTTTGCAGCAAAGTTTGAAAGACTTGGAAAGCGCATTCAAAAACTTCTTTGCCAAACGCGCAGATTTCCCCAAATTCAAACGCAAAGGCGAAAAAGACAGTTTCCGCTTTCCGCAAGGCTGTAAATTGGAGCAGCAAAATAATCGTATCTATTTGCCCAAAATCGGTTGGGTGCGCTATCGCAACAGCCGACACGTTTCAGGCAGCCTGAAAAACGTAACCGTATCGCAAAAATGCGGTAAATGGTTTGTATCTATGCAAACCGAAACCGAGCAGGAAATCGCGCAGCCAAACGGTGGCGAAACTGGGATTGATATGGGTGTTGCCAAATTTGCAACATTGTCCAATGGTCAGTTTTTTGAGCCAATCAACGCATTCAAAACGTTGAAAGGCAAACTAGCAAAACTGCAAAAACAGTTCAAACACAAAACCAAATTCAGCAAAAACTGGCAGAAACTGAAAGCAAAAATCAGCCGTTTGCACCACAAAATCAGCAATATCCGTAAAAACTACCTGCACCAAATCAGCAGCGCAATCAGCCAAAACCACGCGATTGTGTATGTGGAAGATTTGCAGGTGGCGAATATGTCCAAATCCGCTAAAGGCAACGCCGTGCAGCATGGAAAAAACGTTGCTGCCAAATCAAGCTTAAACCGTGCGATTTTAGACCAGTCTTGGTTTGAGTTTCGCCGTCAGTTGGACTATAAGCTGTTGTGGCGCGGTGGGCATTTGGTGGCTGTTCCGCCACAAAATACCAGTCGTTGTTGCCCAGCTTGCGGACATACTGCCAAAGATAACCGTCAAACACAGGCAAACTTTGAATGTGTGCAATGTGGCTATCAAAACAATGCGGATATTGTGGGTGCAATCAATGTGTTAAAGCGCGGTCAAGAGATTTTGGCAGCGCAAAAGTAAAATGAAGTTTCAGGGCAGGACGTGCCCGTAGCGTCTGTGAAGTGAACCGTGCAGTAAGGCGGTCAGCAGCAGAAACCCACCGAAGCGATTTGTGAATGGCTCAATGCCGTTCACAAATCGCCGTAGGAATTCCCTCCCTTCAGGGAGGGAAGGACGTCAAGTTGTAAATTGACGAATTTATCTGCTGAATCCTTGGGTTTGTGTCTTATTTTGCGTATAATGTCGGGCTTAACGTCAATGTACACAAGCAGAGGAAAGCAAGATGTTTTCTGAGCAATGTTTGAATCAAAAATCAGGTGAAAATGATATGGCCGCATATGATAGTTTGATGGTATTTACCGGTAATGCCAATCCCGATTTAGCCCAACGTGTTGTGAAACACTTGGATATTTCATTGGGCGAAGCCAATGTAAGCAAATTCTCCGATGGTGAAGTCGCCATTGAATTATTGGAAAATGTACGCGGCCGCGATGTATTCATTCTGCAGCCGACTTGTGCGCCAACCAATGACAACCTGATGGAAATTCTGACCATGGCAGATGCCTTGAAGCGCGCCTCTGCCGGCCGTATTACTGCCGCGATTCCTTATTTCGGCTATGCCCGCCAAGACCGCCGCCCGCGTTCGGTTCGTGTGCCGATTTCGGCCAAATTGGTTGCCAATATGTTGTATTCAGCCGGTATCGACCGCGTGTTGACCGTTGATTTGCATGCCGACCAAATCCAAGGCTTCTTTGATATTCCAGTGGACAATATTTATGCCACGCCGGTTTTGCTCAATGACATTGCCCAGCAACGCATCGAAAACCTGACCGTCGTCAGCCCTGATATCGGTGGTGTGGTGCGTGCGCGTGCAGTAGCTAAAGCGCTGAATGTGGACTTGGCGATTATCGACAAACGTCGTCCTAAAGCCAACGTTGCCGAAGTAATGAACATCATCGGTGATGTTCAAGGCCGTACTTGTTTGATTATTGACGATATGATTGATACCGCCAATACCTTATGCAAAGCCGCTTCTGCACTGAAAGAGCGTGGTGCTGAACGTGTTTTGGCTTATGCAACGCATCCTGTATTCTCCGGCGCTGCCGTAGAGCGCATTTCATCATCTGACATTGATCAGGTAGTGGTAACTGATACCATTCCTTTGTCGGAAGCGGCAAAAAATTGCGACCGCATCCGTCAAGTAACTATTGCTGGTTTGTTGGCTGAAACGGTTCGCCGTATCAGCAATGAAGAATCTGTGTCCTATCTTTTCAATGAAGAAGTGACCACAACCTTTGGTGGTATTTTGCTGCCATAACACTCAGTCGTCTTAAGCTGGTCGCGGCCGATGACGATATTTTTAATCTAATTGGAGTATTTTTATTATGTCATACGAAATTCAAGCTACTGTTCGCGAAGATCAAGGCACTGGTGCGAGCCGCCGCCTGCGTCGCGAAGGTCAAATCCCTGCCATCTTGTACGGTGAAGGCCAAGATGCCGTGGCAATCGCAGTAGACCACAAAACCATGTACTACGCATTGGAAAAAGAATCTTTCCACACTGCGTTGATCAAATTGATTTTGGAAGGTAAAACTCAAGACGTTATCGTGCGCGATTTCCAGATGCACCCATTCCGTCAACAAGTTCAACACATCGATTTCCAAGCTGTTAAAGCCGATCAAAAAGTCCGCATCCGTGTACCATTGCACGTGGTTAATGCTGAAAACTCACATGCTGTTAAATTGCAAGGTGGCCGCGTTTCTTTGCTGAACACTTCAGTAGAAGTGTACGCTTTGCCTGCTAACATTCCTGCGTTCTTGGATTTGGATTGTTCTGCTGTTGTTGCCGGCGACATCTTGCACTTGTCAGACATCAAATTCCCGGAAGGCGTGGAAAGCGTTTCTCTGAAACGTGATGAAAACTTGGCTGTTGCTACTGTAACTGGTAAAAAACGCTAAGAAAATGTAATAAAAAAGCCCGCACTTGCGGGCTTTTTTATTGTTTACAGAATTGGAGCAGCCTGTTATATCCGCGCAGGCGTTCGTACTGTTACGGCGTACCGTCTTAAACGTACCTATAATTTAAAACGTAGGTACGGTTAGCTTTTTCAAAGCAAAGCCAACCGTACGAATGTCTGAGGCCGTCTGAAATTGTTTCAGACGGCCTCTCCAATGGTTTATTTCTTTTTGTTTGAAATGGGTTCACACTTACCATCGGTAGAAAATGCTGTTGCTGAAGCAGCATCGGAACATCGGTATGCGTTGCCTAAGCTGTCTATCCACATCGCTAAGGTGTAGCCTGTTTCAGATTTAGGCACGGCTGAAATACGGTAGCGGCGACCGGAATCTTTGTTTGCCAATTGTGCCTTGAATGTATATCGGTCGGTAACGGCTTTATCCATACCTTTGACATAATTGTCTTCAAATTTTGCCAATTTATCAGCAATATCCAATGATGGATTTTTAACCAATTCAGTTTTGATTTGGTTGTTAACGTTCACTAACTCAGTATGCGCTTGTGCCAAATAGCCACGTTCAATATAACGATTATAAGAAGGCAGGGCGATGGTTGCTAAAATACCAATAATGGCAACCGTGATCATCAATTCAACTAAAGTAAAGCCTTGATTATTTTTCATATTATTCATTCGCTACGTAAGACTGAAGCATAACGACAGTATTATTGTTTTTACCCCATGCTTTGGCAGTAACACGATAAATCATGCTGCCTTGGGAAGTATCGGTACTGATGTATTCGATAATGTATCTTGGGGGTTTTATTTTAACTCCATCTATTTGTTTAATATTGGTCTGTTGTCCATTCTTATCAATACATAATTCTTTATCACAGCTACGTTGCCATGCATTGTCGGTAGCAGATCCTTCAAGTTTTATAAGGCTATCTGTTGAAGGGGTTTTTATATTTTGAGCTAAACAAAGCCCCTGCTTGCAATCTGCTGTAAAGGTTGTGACCTTGTTGTCAAAATCTATAATTTTATTTTCACCTTCACGTAAAGCAGCTTCAGCTAAGCTCATTGCTAATTTACGGTCTGCCTCATTAGTGCTGATACGTTGTTCAGTGTTATAAGATTGCACTGCTGTTACTACTAAAAGCGCAATTACAATCATAATCATCAATACAATGAATAAAGCATAACCTTGCTGAGAAGATTTTTCATGAAAAGAATTTATCAGATTGGTCGGTCGGCGCATGTATTGCCTCCTCTTATTGCGGCGTCAATATTATAAATTTGAACATTATTCTCATTAGAGGCTTCTATATTTTGCCCCCCTTTACCTTTCAATGTAATACGAATTAAAGCCGGAGTAGTAGCCTCATTTTCTGCAGGGTTTGTGCGTAGAGGATCCTTTGGGTTAATTGTAGTGAAATTTTCTTCTTTCGGTGTAGAGGTAGAATCAACTAAAATATTTTCTGGGCAAGAATCTACATAGGTGTATTCTCTTTCCATGGATGTAACATGTAGAAACTAGTAGCGTTGTTTACAGCATTTCCAGGAGAATACTGAAACATGAACATGCACAAAAACACCCGTCTCACCCCGCACCACCGCCAAGCCATTTGGCTGGCCTACACGCAGGAAAAGGAAAGCGTCACCTCCCTGGCACGCCGCTACCAAGTCAGCCGCGTCACCATTTACCGCGCACTTAAAGCCGCAAGAGGCAGATTGCTCAAACCCCAAACCAGTACCAACAACCGTTTCAAACAGGCAAAGTACGGAATGAAACGCCTGGCCAAGGTAGAACGCGGCATTCAGGAAAAACTCAAAAGGCAGGCCAAACGCTACAATAAATCCTATCCCGGAGAGCTGGTACATCTCGATACCAAACGGCTGCCGCTGCTCAAAGGGCAGAAAGCCACCGATAAGCGGGATTACCTGTTTGTCGCCATTGACGATTTCTCAAGGGAGCTATACGCCGCCATTTTGCCGGACAAAACCGCAGACAGTGCTGCCAAGTTTCTGACCGAACACCTGATTGATCCTTGCCCATACCTGATTGAGTGCGTTTACTCCGACAACGGTACGGAATATAAAGGCTCAGCCAACCATGCTTTCGGTGTAGCCTGTTATGAGAACGGGATTGGTCAAAAGTTTACCCGGGTTGCCCGTCCGCAGACCAACGGTAAGGCGGAACGGGTTATCCGCACCCTGATGGAGATGTGGCATGAGAAACAGTTGTTTGACAGTCCGGAACACCGGCGAAAGGAGTTGTGCCGCTTTGTTAATTTCTATAACACTGTGAAGCCGCACCGCAGTTTGAACGGCGATACGCCGTTTGAGGTCTTGCAGGCTTATTTTTCTCAACCTGTGGTGTAAACAACGCGATGATTTCCTACATGTAACATCTTTGATTAGAAGTTGAGGTGCTTCCCAGTTTCCTGAGTCATTTAATTGGAAACGGTACAAGCCCTCTTGCTCACCAAATTTTCCAACTGCATAGGCTACAACCATATGCCTAAGGATAGAAATGGATCCTTTATTATCCTCACCTATTTCTTTAGAAAATGTATCGCTGGCATCATTCAAATTATTGTTAATAGGTTTATAAAGTCTATTGCAACTACTGAAAACAGCAACGTTTTTATTAGGAGCGGTGTCATCAATACCATACTGAAAAATGAGTATGGTGCTATCGGCGTTTGGGCTAAACCCTGGAGAATTAATTGTAGTAACTTCGACGATAGGAATCATTCCTTTATCTGTTGCGTTGCTTGCCAAATTAAATGGAGCTTTGCTTTCATCTTTTATAATAGCTGATGGAGGATAGTTAACCATATTAAAACAGCCAAAACTTCCTGCCATACGTGCATCGCGGACTAATAAAGTTGAAGCATGGCGTAAATCTTGTTGCACGCTTAATCGAGAAGTTGCTGCATTATTGAGGTTGCGGGCGGTAAAGTAGGTTGAAGTAACGGCCATTAAAACAATCATGCTTAATGCGCTGGCCACCAAAAATTCAATCAGGCTGAAGCCTTGCATTTTAGGTGGGTGATTAAAAGTAGGGCGTTTATTTTTCATTGTTATTCCGTAACGCGTGATTGATGGGTGTAAACTATATAATTTCCTGATGTAATTAAGCTTTTATTTTTTTTGTTTTCTTCATTATCCTCTTCTTCTTCTGCATCGGCTAGCCATAAAACTTTAATAACGGTATCTCCGCTGCCACTACACTCCCACTTAGGAGTTGGGGAAGCGTATGTTGGCGCTTTACCAGAGTCATCACGGCAAATCACAAAGAAAACTTGTTTGTCAGGAAAAGCAGATAATAATGCTTGACGAAATTCTTCAATTTGAGATATTGCAAAATTATCTTTACTTTCTATACCAGAGGACTTTTTCTTATCAGTAGTTAGATAATGGTCATAAGATTTTTTAACTACTCGCTCTACTTCATTGCCTGAAATATCTGTCTTGGATTCAACTGATAAAACCGGATTAATTAACATGCCTTCAATCATATTTTGCGTGATTTGAGAAACGATAGTTTGCGTTTCCCCTTCACGAACGCTGGAAACGGCGCGCAACTGTACAGAAAGTAAGGCAAGAATGCCGATGGCCAAAACAAACATGGAAATCAAGACTTCAATCAAAGTCATACCTTGTTGATTGGCTTTCAGACGGCCTTGCTGCTGAGCAGAAAAGAGTAATGTCGTTGTTTTCATCATTGTTATTTTTCGGAATATTGGCAAATATCACGCGAGTCGGATTTGGCGCAGATTTCTACACGGCCGCTGCCGTCGATAAACAATACGGTAGAGCGGGCTTTTTTATCATTATCGCTGCTTGCACGGGCATCAGTTAAGATAATTTGAGTGTAACCGCTAGGTGTCGGGAAATTGTCTGTCGCAGTAGGAGATTTATTCCAACGTACAAAATTACCGTTAGGTAGGAAAGTCCAGCGGACGTTGCTATCGGTGGTTTTGCTGCCGCTAAAGGGGTAAGCATAATAGCTATGGGTTATGCGATCATTATCTTTACTGTTTAAGATGATAGCGCGTAATTGAATATCGGTAGAAGTGCGTTGATATTGTTTGTTTTTATCGGTATCGGCAAAAGCCATCAAACCTTGGTTACCGAAACTGGCATTACAACTACCATTAGATTTGCCATCTTTTTTAATTTGAACCGGACAAACATAAACTGGAATATTTAGACGAACGGCTTCGCTGCGGGCGAAGCGCAGAAGATTGGCGATTTGTTCCGCATTGCTGGCCACGCGGCGCGATGCGATCCATTGGCTCATGTTGGGAAGGGCGATGACGGCCATGATTGCAATGATGGCAATCACGACCAACAGTTCGATAAGGGTAAAACCTTTTTGTTTGGCGTGCATGAGTATCGGTAAGTTTGGCGGAAGTTTATCGGTAATGTATGGTAATGCTTGGTTTTATATTTGTTTATATGCGTGTTACGCGTATTTCATTCTAAACGATATTGCCAAGTATTGCCTAATAAAATATGAAAAACGCTTAGTTTGGCGGCGGAATCTGTCTCAATCTTCCATCAATGCAGACTCGGGAACGTAGGCGGCATTGTCAAACTTGGTAAATTGCCCCATCCAAGTGAGGTGGACTTTGCCTGTTGGACCGTTACGGTGTTTGCCGATGATGCATTCTGCCAAGCCTTTAAGCGGCGATTCAGGATTGTAGTATTCATCGCGATACATAAACATAATTAGGTCGGCATCCTGTTCAATGGCACCGGATTCGCGCAAGTCGGACATCATCGGGCGTTTGTCGGTGCGCTGCTCAACGGTACGGCTAAGCTGTGACAGGGCGATCACCGGCACTTGCAATTCTTTGGCCAAGGCTTTGAGTGAGCGGGAAATTTCACCCAATTCAGACGCACGGTTGTCGGAACGGCCGGAGCCGGACATCAATTGCAGGTAGTCAATCACAATCAAGCCCAGTTTGCCGTTAAACTGGCGTGCCAAGCGGCGGGCGCGGGCGCGCAACTCGAGCGCGGTCAAACCCGGTGTTTCGTCGATATACATCGGCGCGTTGGTGAGTTTAATCACGGCTTCGTTGAAATTGAGCCAGTGTTGGTCTTGCAGGTTGCCGGTTTTCAAAACCTGCTGATCGACGCGGCCGACGGAGCTTAACACACGCATCACCAATTGCGCCGCGCCCATTTCCATCGAAAACACGGCAACAGGTAATTGTGCTTCAACGGCAACGTGCTCGGCAATGTTGATAGAAAAAGCGGTTTTACCCATAGACGGGCGGCCGGCGACGATAATCAAATCGCCCGGTTGCAGGCCGGAGGTTTTTTTGTCCAAATCGATAAAGCCGGTGGATACGCCGGTGACTTCTTCGGGGTTTTCACGCGAATAGAGCATGTCGATTTTGGCGACGACTTCATCCAATACATCGGGCATGCTTAAAAAGCCTTGTTTGGATTTAGCGGTACTCTCAGCAATTTGGAACACTTTGTTTTCGGCTTCGTCGAGCAACTGCCCGGCATCACGCCCCTGAGGATTGTAGGCGCTGCGGGCGATTTCGGTGCCGACTTCAGCCAATTGGCGCATGATGGAGCGCTCGCGCACGATTTCGGCGTAGCGGCGGATATTGGCGGCAGAAGGGGTGTTTTGCGCGAGGGTAATCAGGTAATTGAAACCGCCTGCTGATTCGAGCTCGTCATTGCGCTCTAAGGCTTCCTGCACGGTAATGACGTCGGCTGGACGGCTTTCGTTGATCAGCATGGCGATGGCACGGAAAATCAGGCGGTGCTCGTGGCGGTAGAAGTCTTCACCGGTAACGACATCTGCGATTCTGTCCCATGCTGCATTTTCCAAAAGCAGACCGCCCAAAACCGATTGCTCGGCTTCCATCGAATGCGGCGGCAAGGCCAAAGCCGTGACTTCACGGTCTTCAGACGGCATGTCAAGATAATCGTTCATGGCGTTTCATCCCCAAAAAATGCTTTGAATAAGAGACTGCTATTATATCGTAGTATAAGTTTAATTGGTTTTTTAAAGCCGAGACGGGTAGAATAAGGGACGTTACCTTTTCAAGGGTAATGCACACGACCAAAAGATAATTCATATATCAATAAATAGGAGTATCAACATGGAACACAAACTGCCTGAATTGCCATACGCTTTGGACGCTCTGGAGCCACATCTGTCTAAAGAAACGCTGGAATACCACTACGGCAAACACCATCAAACCTACATCACCAATCTGAACAACCAAATCAAAGGCACTGAATTTGAAGAAATGTCTTTGGAAGAAATCGTGAAAAAATCTTCAGGCGGCGTGTTTAACAACGCAGCCCAAACTTGGAACCACACTTTCTACTGGTTGGGCTTCACGCCTAAAGGCCAACAAAAACCTGCCGGCGAATTGGCTGCGGCTATTGATGCCAAATGGGGCAGCTTTGAAGCATTCCAAGAAGCATTCAACGCTTGTGCGGCCGGTACGTTTGGTTCAGGCTGGACTTGGTTGGTGAAAACCCCAGCCGGTGAATTGGATTTGGTATCGACTTCTAATGCAGCGACTCCGTTGACCACTGAAAACACCCCATTGCTGACTTGCGACGTGTGGGAACATGCTTACTACATCGACTACCGCAACAGCCGTCCTAACTACCTGAAAGGTTTCTGGGAAATCGTGAATTGGGATGAAGTGGCGAAACGCTTTGCTGCTTAATGCTGATTGATAGATGATAAATCAAGGCCGTCTGAAACTTTCAGACGGCCTATCTTATTACTGCAAATCAATATTCCTGCTCAACCGTATAGCTTGGCTGCTGGATAGTATAAGGTGCAGGTGTTTCATGTGCATTGCCGTATTCATCAATGGTGATGTAGCGCGGCTGCGACGTGGTTTGAGTCGGATGGCTTGTTTGGTAAACAGTCGGTGTATTTGACTGATAAGAATAAGGGCTGCTTTGCGGCTGGCGATAAGTCGGTTGCTCGGCAGCTTTCTCTTGCCGCTTTTCTTTGCGCGATTTTTTCTTTTCTTTTTTATCGTCATCATCATCGCCATCAGGGATGGCCGCGTCAATCAATGCGCCTGTGCCTTTGACCGCTAATTTGCCGGCAGTCAGAACAGTTGTGGCGGCTAAATCGGCAGCCGCGCCTACCACGCAACCGCTCAAGGTAAACGATACGATGAGCGGCAAAATCAAGGTATTGAGTTTCATCACTTTTGGCACCCGCAATGGTCGTCGTGATCATGGCTGCCGCAACCGGCTACTGCTTCGTGCCAAGCATCGTCGTCGCCGTCAAATTCTTCTACTTCGTCAAATTGGCCGTTTTCGACCAAAGCCACCAGCTCGGCCAAGCTGTCGGCACCTTCCACCCAGAAACACGGAATATCAGGCGGGGTATCCGGTGCCAAGAGGGCAGCGATGCCTTCGTGCCACGCGATCCAATAGCCGTTGGCTGTTTCAATAAATTGCGCATCTGGATGGATGGTTTCGTTTTCAGTGCCGATGAGCATGCGTTCGGCGATTTCTGCTTGGAAAGGTAAGGTTTGCATATCTGCTTTCTGTTTATCAGAGAATATCAGTCGCTATTGTAATAGGCCGTCTGAAAAAAATACAGCCGCACTTTCATGCGGCTGTATGGGTGATAACCACGGACATCGTCCCGTTAAAATTATTCTTCGTCGTTTGATAATACAAAACGGTAAATTGCCGCACCGATGGCGCCACCGATAATCGGAGCCACCCAGAACAGCCACAATTGTTCAACAGCCCAACCGCCTTGGAACAAAGCCACGCCGGTAGAACGAGCAGGGTTAACCGAAGTATTGGTTACCGGAATGCTGATCAAGTGAATCAGGGTCAAAGCTAAACCGATGGCGATTGGCGCGAAACCGGCTGGTGCGCGGCGGTCGGTCGAACCCATGATGATGATTAAGAAGAATGCGGTCAATACCACTTCAATCAGCAAAGCAGCCATCATATCGTAGCCGTTTGGCGAGTGTTCGCCGAAGCCGTTGCTGGCGAAGCCTGAAGCCGCAGCGTCAAAGCCTGCTTTACCTGAAGCGATGCAATACAATACGCCGGCTGCTGCAATCGCACCAATCACTTGGCAAACGATGTAAGGCAACAAATCTTTAGCGTTGAAACGGCCGCCCACAAACAAGCCCACAG
Proteins encoded:
- a CDS encoding 50S ribosomal protein L25/general stress protein Ctc, with the protein product MSYEIQATVREDQGTGASRRLRREGQIPAILYGEGQDAVAIAVDHKTMYYALEKESFHTALIKLILEGKTQDVIVRDFQMHPFRQQVQHIDFQAVKADQKVRIRVPLHVVNAENSHAVKLQGGRVSLLNTSVEVYALPANIPAFLDLDCSAVVAGDILHLSDIKFPEGVESVSLKRDENLAVATVTGKKR
- a CDS encoding integrase core domain-containing protein; translation: MNMHKNTRLTPHHRQAIWLAYTQEKESVTSLARRYQVSRVTIYRALKAARGRLLKPQTSTNNRFKQAKYGMKRLAKVERGIQEKLKRQAKRYNKSYPGELVHLDTKRLPLLKGQKATDKRDYLFVAIDDFSRELYAAILPDKTADSAAKFLTEHLIDPCPYLIECVYSDNGTEYKGSANHAFGVACYENGIGQKFTRVARPQTNGKAERVIRTLMEMWHEKQLFDSPEHRRKELCRFVNFYNTVKPHRSLNGDTPFEVLQAYFSQPVV
- a CDS encoding pilus assembly PilX family protein, producing the protein MRRPTNLINSFHEKSSQQGYALFIVLMIMIVIALLVVTAVQSYNTEQRISTNEADRKLAMSLAEAALREGENKIIDFDNKVTTFTADCKQGLCLAQNIKTPSTDSLIKLEGSATDNAWQRSCDKELCIDKNGQQTNIKQIDGVKIKPPRYIIEYISTDTSQGSMIYRVTAKAWGKNNNTVVMLQSYVANE
- the ispE gene encoding 4-(cytidine 5'-diphospho)-2-C-methyl-D-erythritol kinase — encoded protein: MNIPQHAQAFLAPAKLNLDLRITGRRADGYHELESIFCLIDLYDTVYLALRDDGQIVLHTPVEGVTQEQDLAYRAAAALKTHTQSAGGVDIWLDKKIPMGGGLGGGSSDAAMVLMALNRLWQCGLSEQELIDLGVTLGADVPFFIFGRSAFARGVGEKLIEIDVPKQWYVIVKPDVHVATGKIFSHPHLTRDSKPSIMPAFQALQPFRNDMQAVVFQEYPEVWEAYLEMSKHGDALMTGSGACIFIPCQLQEEAENIYQQVSKIYEAYCVEGLAVHPLFHV
- a CDS encoding ribose-phosphate pyrophosphokinase, which translates into the protein MAAYDSLMVFTGNANPDLAQRVVKHLDISLGEANVSKFSDGEVAIELLENVRGRDVFILQPTCAPTNDNLMEILTMADALKRASAGRITAAIPYFGYARQDRRPRSVRVPISAKLVANMLYSAGIDRVLTVDLHADQIQGFFDIPVDNIYATPVLLNDIAQQRIENLTVVSPDIGGVVRARAVAKALNVDLAIIDKRRPKANVAEVMNIIGDVQGRTCLIIDDMIDTANTLCKAASALKERGAERVLAYATHPVFSGAAVERISSSDIDQVVVTDTIPLSEAAKNCDRIRQVTIAGLLAETVRRISNEESVSYLFNEEVTTTFGGILLP
- a CDS encoding RNA-guided endonuclease InsQ/TnpB family protein, which produces MLILKTFKFELMPNGEQIRKMKQFCGCSRFVFNRALAYQNEQYQQDNSFKFSYTKIANLLPEWKRELDWLKDCHSQVLQQSLKDLESAFKNFFAKRADFPKFKRKGEKDSFRFPQGCKLEQQNNRIYLPKIGWVRYRNSRHVSGSLKNVTVSQKCGKWFVSMQTETEQEIAQPNGGETGIDMGVAKFATLSNGQFFEPINAFKTLKGKLAKLQKQFKHKTKFSKNWQKLKAKISRLHHKISNIRKNYLHQISSAISQNHAIVYVEDLQVANMSKSAKGNAVQHGKNVAAKSSLNRAILDQSWFEFRRQLDYKLLWRGGHLVAVPPQNTSRCCPACGHTAKDNRQTQANFECVQCGYQNNADIVGAINVLKRGQEILAAQK
- the lolB gene encoding lipoprotein insertase outer membrane protein LolB; protein product: MTFKLYVSTLAALVLAACAQPNMPQQNSWPQADNTSNFTAEGRLVVKMDGKGSYANFDWAYQNQVQTINVNTPLGNTVGQLCQDKQGVLAVDNKGQVYHAQTAEQLSQQLLGFELPVQYLHIWANGKRVADAPYQLLSDGRLQQFDWTISRTLNQAGQARVLLLESAKLSVRLVFDEMDTQPEPTAQQQCATRG
- a CDS encoding PilX family type IV pilin encodes the protein MKNNQGFTLVELMITVAIIGILATIALPSYNRYIERGYLAQAHTELVNVNNQIKTELVKNPSLDIADKLAKFEDNYVKGMDKAVTDRYTFKAQLANKDSGRRYRISAVPKSETGYTLAMWIDSLGNAYRCSDAASATAFSTDGKCEPISNKKK
- the tnpA gene encoding IS200/IS605 family transposase, translating into MEKETDLRRGRHVVFNLHVHLVFVAKYRRKVFTKEILDDMRGIFESVCTDFEAQLVEFDGEDDHVHLLVNYPPKVSISKLVNSLKGVSSRMIRQKNYPSIKQKLWGGALWSPSYFAGSCGGAPITIIRQYIEQQKTPD